The genome window GCATATTAACGGGAATGCCGCCGCTGTTTCCGACGACGCCCATCATGACGGTGGAAGGCGTCACTGCGGCGGGATTGGCATCCTATCTTTACCAGCGACAGAAATGGCCTGTCTGGAGCAGTTTAATCGTCAGTATTGTCGCCGAAAGGTTGTCCTTAATCGCGATGGGATTTGTCATTGCGCCGTTGCTCAATTTACCCGGGGAAATTTTTTCTTTTTACAAAATAGTGGAATCAACGCCCGGAATTTTGCTTCAGCTCGCTGGAGTACCAATCATCTTAAAGTTATTATGGCAAAGAAAATTGACTTCTCGTTAAATCCTGAACTAGATCAGCCACTCCGGTCCTATTTCAACGGTCTGGCGGCAGATTGGGAGAAAATGCAGCTCATCGACGACAGTAAGTTATTTAGCTTGCTCTGCCGACTGCCTTTTTCCGGCGCCAAACGAATTCTCGACGTGGGTTGCGGGACAGGCGCCCTGTTTCCGCATTTGCTCCGGCTTGCTGATTTAGACGCGCAAATTATCGCGCTTGATTTTGCAGAAAGCATGGCTTTGGAGGCTGCAAACCATACCAATCATCAAATTGAAATTCTGTGCGGCGACATTCTCCGCTTGCCTGTGCAAAAAAACAGCGTCGATATCATCATTGCCTTTCAGGTTTTTCCCCATTTGAAAAACAAAAATCTCGCCCTTCGTCAATGCTGGCAAGCGCTGCGCCAAGGCGGAGAGTTGGCAATCATTCATTTGCAAGGCAGCCGCCAACTTAACGCCTTCCACGCTGGTTTAAACGGCGTCGTCGCGGATCACAACTTGCCGTCGGCAGAAAAGATGAAAGAGATGTTTGAACAGCAAAATTTCGACGTAAACTGGTGGGTAGATGAACCCGAAGAATATTTTGTCAGCGGGAAAAAGAAAACTATCTGAAAAAGCCAGTTTTCTCACAATTCAATGTCGCGCGCGCGATATCGAAAATATGCCGCACACGTTCCTTCCGAAGAAACCATGCACGGCCCGACCGGCGTCTCCGGCGTGCAGCTTTTTCCGAACAGCTGGCATTGGAACGGATTCTTCGTGCCGGCAAGAATTTCGCCGCAGGCACAACCCGGCGGATCCGCGGCATAGGGTACGTCCAGAGCAAATTTCCGCAATGCGTCAAATTCGCTGAACTCATCCCTGATTTTCAAACCGCTGCCGGCAATCACGCCCAATCCGCGCCATTCTGCATTTACTGATTCGAACACCTGATCCAAAATCTGCATCGCCCGCCTATTCCCTTCCCAGGTCACGGTCCGGCGATAGGCAATTTCAACCTTCGCCTCGTCGTTTTCAAACTGTTCGACCAGCATGAACAATCCTTGCAAAATATCCGCCGGCTCAAAACCGGTCACAACGCACGGGACATGGTATTTTTCTGCGATCGGCGCGTATGCTTGAGCGCCAATGATCACTGAAACGTGTCCCGGGCAAATAAAACCGTCGACGTTGACCTGCGCATTTTCCATGAGCGCAACCAATGCCGGAGGCACAATTTTATGGGCGGAAATGACAGAAAAATTTTTCAAATTTTTATTTTCGGCAGCCAAAATAGCCGCAGCAATCGTGGGCGCCGTGGTCTCAAATCCGACACCCAGAAAGACGACCTCTTTGGCAGGATTTTTTTGCGCAATAGCCAGACAATCGAGCGTGGAATAAACAACGCGGACATCGGCGCCATTGGCGCGCTCCTTTTGCAGAGAAGAACGGCTCCCGGGAACGCGCATCAAATCCCCAAAAGTGGTAACGATGACGTCTTTCTGATTCGCCAATTCGATAAATTGATCTATTTCATACTGAGAAGTCACGCACACCGGACATCCTGGACCCGAAATTAAATTTATCGTCTCCGGTAAAATCTGCCGAATGCCGTTCCTGGCGATGGACATGGTATGCGTGCCGCAGACTTCCATCAAATTGATCGGCTTGCGATGGCTGCGCTTTATTTTTTCCGACAGATTTTCGCACAACGTTCGATCGCGATATTCAGAAATGTACTTCATCGTCGTCTCCGAATAAGACCGCAAAATCGTGCAGGATTGTCTGCGCCTCTGCTTCGTCAATAATATTTATCACAAACCCGGCGTGGACAATCACGTAATCCCCGACTTTCGGCAGCGGATCGATAATGTCCAGGCCCACAACGCGCATTGTTCCGCCCATTTCAACTTTCGCCCGATTTCCGTCAATCTCAATAACCTTCATCGGCACCGCAAGACACATGTTCCTCTCTCCTTGTTGTGAATCTCACTTTCTTCGGAATGAGCTTGATTTTCCTTTTTGAGATTATTGGCACATTTTGCCCGCTTTGTTTTCTGCTTGTGCGCAATGAGAATGTTGTGCAATTGAAAATTTTGCCCCAAAGCAAATATTTTCGTTTCACTCAAACCGTTTCGGCACATAACCGCCGCACTGAAAATCAGCCTCGTCCCGTTGATCGATTCGCGTCAATATGCATAATATTTCGTCTTCCGGGTCAAGGCTGTCATCCAATCGGCACGAGACGCACAGGCCCGGTTTCGCGATCAAATTGGGGTCGATTTTTGTCCCGTCGTCCAGATAGAAACCGCTGATTTCATCGTCCAGGGGAAATTGCATAATTTTTTCCCTTTTTTAATTCAAAATTAACAAAAATTCTCTCTACTCATTTTTACGCAATAATTTCCAATCTTAAATTGCAGTGAGCTAAACTGGAACAACGTCTGCGCCAAAATGGTCCCGAATTAATTTGTCGCGCCGACGCGCTTCACCGTTAATCCATCTTAACAAAGTATAAATAATAAATCGGGCAAAATCAAGTATTTTTTTATTGTTATGAAGAAATTAGGTAACTATTCAGCCACAAAGCCTCGAAGACTCTAATTTTAAATTAGTAATGCGAATGACCAGTTAAAATTGAACATAAGTCGCTAATTTATTGTTTTTAAAAGGCTGACGCCTTAACTCCACTCCAATTTAGGAATTACTCCAATTTAGGAATTAAGCCGTAAGGCTTTTATTATTTTCATTGCTATTTTACTTAAAATTTTCCAACTGGTCATTCATATTAGTAACAAATTAGCACAAACTACTTTCCAATGTAAGAGAATACTAAAATATTGAAAAAATTTATTGCCAGTGTTTTCGAAAATTGAGATGGCAATATTGTTTAGGCAAAAGTCAGCAATACTTTTACGTCAGACTTTTTCAAACGATATGATTCTCGGATTCAAACAATCACCACGCATTTGTTTTGGACAAATTGACTGATTGCAACCTCTGAATGAAGCTGAGCGCTTGTTCAAAACACATTTTTATTCAAAGCGGTTCCCCAAAAATTATTTTTTTACTCACTAATTAAATTTTGGAGCCTTGGCGGCTTCGAGGCTGAATAGTCACGAAATTAGCGTAAAAAACTCTGCCGCCTCAAAGTCTCTAAAATTCAAAGGGCAAAAATTACGAACGAACAAATTTTAGATATTTTTACAATAATGTTCGGCATGGTTGCGGGAAAACAGGTCTAACTTTTTTTGAAAATTATCACAAATTCTGCTTGCATAAAGTGATTGAATTGATTATATTAGCATCTTATTTGGCAAAAAATTAGGACAAAAAAATTGTAGAAACGGTGGAAATATTCAAATGTCTGCGTTGCGGACGTTATTTTCAAGATAAATACAACGCGAAAGCGCGCCAAAGGCAACGGCAATGACATTCGACTCGTGAAACAAACCAAATCTGGCAAGAATTAGCTAATAACCAAAACCACTGCAAAGGACGAAAGACGAAAGATGGAAAAAACAAAAAAACTCCATGAAATCAAGATAATAGAAGAGCTCTGCAAAGGATGTGAAATTTGTGTAGAATTCTGTCCTTTTGACGTTTTAGCCATGAACGGCCCGCTGGTCGAGGTCGTCAATCTGGAAAAATGCACAGCCTGTGGTCTGTGCGAGTTGCATTGCCCGGATTTTGCCATTATCGTCACGAAAAATAAGTGACGTCACAGCGACGAAGCGAAAATGAGAATATTTAAATTCTATTGTCAGAAGCGGCGCGACGGCAATTCCCGCGAGAGAAATCTCGTTTTAAGCGCTATTTTTTTAAATAACATATATCAATCTGAATTAATAGTTTACTATTTGACTAAAAGGAAGTTGCAGTAGATGGAAAATCAAAAAAACGTCCGCGTGATGACGGGCAACGAAGCATGCGCAGAAGGCGCTATTGTCGCCGGTTGTCGATTTTTTGCAGGTTATCCTATCACTCCCTCATCAGAAATTGCAGAAATTTTGTCAGAAAAACTTCCGCAAGTTGGCGGTAAATTCATCCAGATGGAAGATGAAATCTCCTCAATGGGCGCAATAATCGGCGCGTCTCTAACAGGCGCAAAATCCATGACCGCAACCAGCGGCCCCGGGTTTTCCCTGAAGCAGGAAAATTTGGGCTATGCTTCATTAACGGAAGTCCCCTGCGTCGTGGTCAATGTTATGCGCGGCGGGCCCAGCACCGGTCTTCCGACTCTTGCTGCACAAGGCGACATCATGCAAACTCGCTGGGGGACGCACGGCGACCATCCGATTATTGTACTGATGCCCAATGGCGTCAGAGAAACATTCGAGCTCACCGTTCGCGCATTCAATCTTTCCGAACGCTACCGTGTGCCAGTGATTCTGCTGATGGACGAAATCATCGCCCACGTGAGCGAAAAAGTCAGTCTTCCCGACCCGTCAGAAGTCGATGTCTGGGAACGAACCAAGCCGAACATTCCTCCGGAAGAATATCTCCCCTATCAGATGACAGAAACAGACATTCCGCCGTTTGTGAGTTTTGGCGAGGGCTACCGCTATCACGTCACCGGTTTGGTGCACGACGAAACCGGTTTTCCCACCAACAACGGCGAAGAAATCAACCGTTTCCTCCATCGGTTAAATCGCAAGGTCGAACGATACAAAAACGAGATTATTGAGTTTGAAAACGAAAAAGATAAAGGAGCGCGCATCGGCATTTTTTCCTTTGGCTCCACTTCCAGATCGGCAAAACAGGCGACTTCCATGGCGCGCGCGAAAGGAATAAAAATTCACTCGCTTCGCACAAAAGTCATCTGGCCTTTTCCCGCGGAACAAGTTTTAGAGATGGCGGAAAATGTCGACGTCATTATTGTTCCCGAACTCAATTTCGGACAGGTTGCCCATGAAGTGGAATGGGCTTCCCGCGGAAAATGCGAAGTAATGAAAATTAATCGGGTGGACGGAGAGCCGATTAATCCATTAGAAATTTTAGAAGCGTTTGAAAAATTAGACAAGCAATAAAATTTTATCAGCCAGTGCATATTTGAATGTTTAAAAATACCATTCTATTTGTAATCCGATTAGAAAAAAGGAAAAACGATGTTTGATTACGAAAAATATTTACGCCTCGACAAATTACCGCTCATCTGGTGCGCCGGTTGCGGCGACGGCATTGTTTTGAAAGCGATGCTGCGCGCCATCGACCGAACCGGCCTGTCGAAAGATGAAATAGCGATGGTATCCGGAATTGGTTGCTCCAGTCGCCTGACCGGGTATGTAGATTTCAATACTTTGCACACGACGCATGGCAGAGCGATCGCCTACGCCACAGGCATCAAAATGGTGAAGCCGGAGATGACAGTAATCGTCGTCACAGGCGATGGCGACGCCACGGCGATCGGCGGCAATCACTATATTCATGCGGCGCGACGAAATATCGACCTGACAGTAATTTTGTTCAATAACAATATCTATGGTATGACCGGCGGACAGGTTTCGCCGACGACTCCTCGCGGATTTCTTGCCAGTACTGCGCCTTTTGGCAATATTGATAATTCTTTTAATATCAGTGGATTAGCTCAAGCAGCAGGAGCGAGTTTTGTCGCCCGGGGAACAGTCTATGATGCCGTAAAACTTGACCGAATGATTGAAAAGGCAATTCAAAAAAAAGGCTTTTCCGTGGTAGAAGTGATGACGCCGTGCCCGACGGCCTTTGGCCGTAGAAATCGCCTCGGAAACGGCGCGCGCATGATCAAGGATTTGAAACCGGTGTCAGTATCATTGGCGAAAGCAGCCCAAATGGAACCCGATGAATTGGCCGACAAAATCGTTACCGGTATTCTCGTGGACGACGATAAGCCAGAATACACGGAAAACTATTTGAAATTAATTGAAAAATTCCAAAAATCCAACAAATAAAAATCACCAGGAGAGCGTTTGATATGAGCTATCGTTATGAAATACGATTAAGCGGCGAAGGCGGACAGGGATTGGTTTTGGCCGGAAAAATCCTGGCTGAAGCGGCAGCGATTTATGACAACAAAAATGCGACACAAAGCCAATCTTATGGGCCTGAAGCGCGTGGCGGCGCCAGTCGGTCGGAAGTCATCATCTCTGACGAAGAGATCGACTACCCCAAAGCGATGCACATCGACTTTTTGCTGGCGTTGACTCAGGAAGCTTGCAACCGATATTCGAAAGATTTGAAAGAAAACGCAATTCTGCTCGTTGACGCCGACGCCGTCAAGACTCTTCCGCAGGTCAATGCGAATATTTACCAAATTCCGATAATTGAAATTGCTCGCAGCGACGTGGGCCGAGTTATGGTTGCCAACATTGTCGCGCTGGGAATTTTGCAAGCGTTGACAGACATTGTTAGCTATGAAGCTATAGAATCGGCGGTACTGGCGCGCGTGCCCAAAGGCACCGAAGAAATGAATCAACGCGCGCTCTCAATCGGAAGAAAATATGGTCTTGAAATAGCGCGAAAAAAGTCAACTAACCAATAGTTCGCTGTTTTTTTGAATGATTTTCACGATTACAAATCACATTGAATCGGGGCGACTTTGATCGCCTGATACAGAACTATTTCTTAAGATAAATTCATTTTTTCATTGAAATTTTAAAAAAATTTGTTTGAATGAACCTTGCAAAAATATTTAATCAGGTTAAAAAATAGAGCTAATTCGCTCGGGAATCAACACCAGAAATATATTCGGACAATTGACAAGTATTTTGATTCACTCGTTGCCAGCTTGGAAAATGCGGGAAAGGTTGAATATATCCATTTTTGGCAAGGGACACCAAGACTGAGCGAAGAGATGGATGTTATTCTCAGCGTCGGGAGAACATTAGAGGAAAAATTAGCTTTTCTTGCCTGTTACTATTCTTTGCAAATGCTTCATTTGAACATTCGCTCCATCGACGTTCTTCGCCTCCAATTAGCCGAAACCTCCACGTTAGAACAGCGTATTCCTATTTTCAAAGATTTCATGATCAATTCGGGAAAAGATTTCCGAAAATTGACCGCCGCTTACATGCAGCGTTTGTTGGGACTGATGTCCAAAATCCAGGATTTGCCCGACTTTGTCGTTTTGGGAGTCGGCTCGCTGGCGCATCAGGACGACATTGATCTGGGAGTGATTGACGACGGCTCGCCGAAAAGAAAATCTCTCAATCTCGTCATGCACCAACTGAGCCAGGAGATGTTCAGACGAGCGACGGAATTGCACTTTTATCTCACAGAGCACGTGGGCGTGGAATTTTACACGGCATCGATCGAGGAATTCAACGGGTTGCTCGATGCGGAGATTCAGGATTTTATCATCATCACAGAAATGCTGAACGCCGTACCGATTTTTGGCAGCAAACGGCTTTTCAAACAATTTCTGCAAGAAATTATTTTCCGCTATTA of Calditrichota bacterium contains these proteins:
- a CDS encoding ECF transporter S component, translating into MQSKTKNLILIALFLALCVVVPIVFHSMGVGAIFLPMFLPILLAGFIIEFPYAILVGLLGPFLSSILTGMPPLFPTTPIMTVEGVTAAGLASYLYQRQKWPVWSSLIVSIVAERLSLIAMGFVIAPLLNLPGEIFSFYKIVESTPGILLQLAGVPIILKLLWQRKLTSR
- a CDS encoding class I SAM-dependent methyltransferase; translated protein: MAKKIDFSLNPELDQPLRSYFNGLAADWEKMQLIDDSKLFSLLCRLPFSGAKRILDVGCGTGALFPHLLRLADLDAQIIALDFAESMALEAANHTNHQIEILCGDILRLPVQKNSVDIIIAFQVFPHLKNKNLALRQCWQALRQGGELAIIHLQGSRQLNAFHAGLNGVVADHNLPSAEKMKEMFEQQNFDVNWWVDEPEEYFVSGKKKTI
- the hypD gene encoding hydrogenase formation protein HypD produces the protein MKYISEYRDRTLCENLSEKIKRSHRKPINLMEVCGTHTMSIARNGIRQILPETINLISGPGCPVCVTSQYEIDQFIELANQKDVIVTTFGDLMRVPGSRSSLQKERANGADVRVVYSTLDCLAIAQKNPAKEVVFLGVGFETTAPTIAAAILAAENKNLKNFSVISAHKIVPPALVALMENAQVNVDGFICPGHVSVIIGAQAYAPIAEKYHVPCVVTGFEPADILQGLFMLVEQFENDEAKVEIAYRRTVTWEGNRRAMQILDQVFESVNAEWRGLGVIAGSGLKIRDEFSEFDALRKFALDVPYAADPPGCACGEILAGTKNPFQCQLFGKSCTPETPVGPCMVSSEGTCAAYFRYRARDIEL
- a CDS encoding HypC/HybG/HupF family hydrogenase formation chaperone yields the protein MCLAVPMKVIEIDGNRAKVEMGGTMRVVGLDIIDPLPKVGDYVIVHAGFVINIIDEAEAQTILHDFAVLFGDDDEVHF
- a CDS encoding 4Fe-4S dicluster domain-containing protein, which gives rise to MEKTKKLHEIKIIEELCKGCEICVEFCPFDVLAMNGPLVEVVNLEKCTACGLCELHCPDFAIIVTKNK
- a CDS encoding 2-oxoacid:acceptor oxidoreductase subunit alpha, with product MENQKNVRVMTGNEACAEGAIVAGCRFFAGYPITPSSEIAEILSEKLPQVGGKFIQMEDEISSMGAIIGASLTGAKSMTATSGPGFSLKQENLGYASLTEVPCVVVNVMRGGPSTGLPTLAAQGDIMQTRWGTHGDHPIIVLMPNGVRETFELTVRAFNLSERYRVPVILLMDEIIAHVSEKVSLPDPSEVDVWERTKPNIPPEEYLPYQMTETDIPPFVSFGEGYRYHVTGLVHDETGFPTNNGEEINRFLHRLNRKVERYKNEIIEFENEKDKGARIGIFSFGSTSRSAKQATSMARAKGIKIHSLRTKVIWPFPAEQVLEMAENVDVIIVPELNFGQVAHEVEWASRGKCEVMKINRVDGEPINPLEILEAFEKLDKQ
- a CDS encoding 2-oxoacid:ferredoxin oxidoreductase subunit beta → MFDYEKYLRLDKLPLIWCAGCGDGIVLKAMLRAIDRTGLSKDEIAMVSGIGCSSRLTGYVDFNTLHTTHGRAIAYATGIKMVKPEMTVIVVTGDGDATAIGGNHYIHAARRNIDLTVILFNNNIYGMTGGQVSPTTPRGFLASTAPFGNIDNSFNISGLAQAAGASFVARGTVYDAVKLDRMIEKAIQKKGFSVVEVMTPCPTAFGRRNRLGNGARMIKDLKPVSVSLAKAAQMEPDELADKIVTGILVDDDKPEYTENYLKLIEKFQKSNK
- a CDS encoding 2-oxoacid:ferredoxin oxidoreductase subunit gamma: MSYRYEIRLSGEGGQGLVLAGKILAEAAAIYDNKNATQSQSYGPEARGGASRSEVIISDEEIDYPKAMHIDFLLALTQEACNRYSKDLKENAILLVDADAVKTLPQVNANIYQIPIIEIARSDVGRVMVANIVALGILQALTDIVSYEAIESAVLARVPKGTEEMNQRALSIGRKYGLEIARKKSTNQ